From a single Campylobacter concisus genomic region:
- a CDS encoding ABC transporter substrate-binding protein, with translation MKRILLAFFLLFGVCLYANESKVVVAIEEQTPRINPLYDEDHDPTLSLVFSGLTSHDENSNVVPELAKSWQVSDDGLEYVFELRDDALWHDGVKFSAKDVKFTIEAAQDKKLNAPAISNYEVVKSVEILGDYKVKITLNEPFPPFLDALSFGVLPEHILKGKDISTDKFNEAPVGTGAYKLVKWKKDESLEFVANDKFYKGEPKIKKVFFKIIGDENLRLVGLKSGEIDVALISPTGVNFIKDDKKLSLLKFKSADYRALMFNFENPLFQDKNVRIALNYAVNKDEIVKNLFHGYASVANNPIEKSFANDGEFKFSYDPQKAKELLEKSGFKKNKAGFFEKDGKELGFDIYAFNNDILRVNLAKILSSELNKFGVRAKAYAKPRTAFSISEVDSFIIGWGSPFDPDFHTYRIFGGFADVSINENGWNFSHYKDANVDLALKNARYTKDVELRKKYYKEFLKALFENPPYIFIAYLDYPLVFNNKISGIKTQILGHHGAGFLWNIREWQVK, from the coding sequence ATGAAGAGAATTTTACTTGCATTTTTCTTGTTATTTGGCGTTTGCCTTTACGCAAACGAGAGCAAAGTCGTGGTCGCTATCGAGGAGCAAACACCTCGCATAAACCCACTTTATGACGAGGATCACGATCCTACGCTTTCGCTAGTTTTCTCTGGCCTTACGAGCCACGATGAAAATAGCAACGTCGTGCCAGAGCTTGCGAAGTCTTGGCAGGTGAGCGACGATGGGTTGGAGTATGTTTTTGAGCTAAGAGATGATGCTCTTTGGCATGACGGGGTAAAATTTAGCGCAAAGGACGTTAAATTTACCATCGAAGCGGCTCAAGATAAGAAGCTAAATGCGCCAGCTATCTCAAATTATGAAGTGGTAAAAAGTGTTGAAATTTTAGGTGATTATAAAGTAAAGATTACGCTTAATGAACCGTTTCCGCCATTTCTTGACGCACTTAGCTTTGGCGTTTTGCCTGAGCACATTTTAAAAGGCAAAGATATCTCAACCGATAAATTTAACGAGGCTCCAGTAGGAACTGGCGCATACAAGCTTGTAAAATGGAAAAAAGATGAGAGCTTGGAGTTTGTGGCAAATGATAAATTTTACAAGGGTGAGCCAAAGATAAAAAAGGTATTTTTTAAAATTATTGGTGATGAAAATTTAAGGCTCGTTGGGCTTAAAAGTGGTGAGATCGATGTTGCGCTCATCTCTCCAACTGGTGTAAATTTCATAAAAGATGATAAAAAATTAAGCCTGCTTAAGTTTAAAAGTGCAGACTATAGAGCTTTGATGTTTAACTTTGAAAATCCTCTTTTTCAAGATAAAAATGTAAGAATCGCCCTAAACTACGCGGTAAATAAAGATGAGATAGTTAAAAATTTATTTCACGGATATGCAAGCGTAGCGAACAATCCGATAGAAAAAAGCTTTGCAAATGACGGTGAGTTTAAATTTAGCTACGATCCGCAAAAGGCCAAAGAGCTACTTGAAAAGAGCGGCTTTAAGAAAAACAAGGCTGGCTTTTTTGAAAAGGACGGCAAGGAGCTTGGCTTTGATATCTATGCCTTTAATAACGACATCTTAAGGGTCAATCTAGCCAAAATTTTAAGCAGCGAGCTAAATAAATTTGGCGTGAGAGCAAAAGCCTACGCTAAGCCAAGAACAGCCTTTAGTATAAGCGAGGTTGATAGCTTTATCATCGGCTGGGGAAGCCCTTTTGATCCAGACTTTCACACGTATAGAATTTTTGGTGGATTTGCCGATGTGAGCATAAATGAAAATGGCTGGAATTTTAGCCACTACAAGGACGCAAACGTCGATCTTGCCCTAAAAAACGCAAGATATACAAAGGACGTGGAGCTTAGGAAAAAATACTACAAAGAATTTCTAAAAGCACTTTTTGAAAATCCACCTTACATTTTTATAGCCTATCTTGACTATCCGCTCGTTTTTAACAACAAAATTTCAGGCATAAAGACGCAAATTTTGGGCCACCATGGGGCTGGATTTTTATGGAACATAAGAGAGTGGCAAGTAAAATAG
- a CDS encoding ABC transporter permease codes for MRKVIFFLACFVFLALVTFAFVTPFFSKFEPNFTNFMAVNLAPNGEHIFGTDILGRDNLIRVAYALKNSLLILLLAGFLTTFFSLIYAYFGTSKSRTCESLFDKGLDAFLSIPNIVFIMLFSSFSSGDLLITSFIIAICSFMQGAKVFMQNLRLNKTCDYAEQAVINGASKFSLICFEILPNLKHLIISIFGINAINAVVMEATLGFFGVGSDANKISLGIMLNESKEALFLGSWWMVLFPGVTLFLLILATSIITSNSKNGNIKI; via the coding sequence ATGAGAAAAGTCATATTTTTCCTAGCCTGTTTTGTCTTTTTAGCACTTGTCACATTTGCCTTTGTGACGCCGTTTTTTTCTAAATTTGAGCCAAATTTCACTAACTTTATGGCGGTAAATTTAGCCCCAAACGGCGAGCATATCTTTGGCACTGACATCCTTGGTAGGGACAATCTCATAAGAGTGGCCTACGCGCTTAAAAACTCGCTTCTTATCTTGCTGCTAGCTGGCTTTTTAACGACGTTTTTCTCGCTCATCTACGCATATTTTGGCACGAGTAAGAGCAGAACCTGCGAGAGCCTTTTTGATAAAGGGCTTGATGCCTTTTTAAGCATCCCAAACATCGTTTTTATCATGCTTTTTAGCTCATTTAGTAGTGGGGATCTGCTTATAACCTCTTTTATCATCGCCATTTGCTCGTTTATGCAGGGCGCAAAAGTCTTTATGCAAAATTTAAGACTTAATAAAACGTGCGACTACGCCGAGCAGGCTGTGATAAATGGGGCTAGCAAATTTAGCCTGATCTGCTTTGAAATTTTGCCAAATTTAAAGCATCTAATAATTAGCATCTTTGGCATAAACGCGATAAACGCAGTCGTCATGGAGGCTACGCTTGGCTTTTTTGGCGTGGGTAGCGATGCAAATAAGATAAGCCTTGGCATCATGCTAAATGAGAGCAAAGAAGCACTTTTCCTTGGCTCTTGGTGGATGGTACTTTTTCCTGGCGTGACGCTCTTTTTGCTCATACTTGCAACCTCGATCATCACATCAAATTCAAAAAATGGCAATATAAAAATATGA
- a CDS encoding ABC transporter permease, with protein MFRAILKTVISSLGLLFFISFFLFLLIYFLPGNVTDAMFLRSEAVSVAIKEQILENLGLKDGFFVQYFRWLAHFVTGDFGTSFVSGASVFLLIKERLLNSLILFFASFFLIVFLSFLLGLLSAIYKNKFADIFINFSSFLLASLPHFYVALVLIAIFSVYLNLLPSSGANELGSSGVGAKFIILPTLAIILPHLGANVKFVRDRLNQSLNADFIQTAHARGLGRGKIYFFSIKHASTDIVYYFATLVAGVFAGSYVIESIFSFPGIGKLSLDAVIAKDYPVALATILLTAVFVVFANLLAKIFAILADKRNL; from the coding sequence TTGTTTAGAGCCATTTTAAAAACAGTGATCTCAAGCCTTGGGTTGCTGTTTTTTATCTCATTTTTTCTATTTTTGCTCATATATTTTTTGCCAGGAAACGTCACTGACGCGATGTTTTTGCGAAGCGAGGCGGTGAGCGTGGCTATAAAAGAGCAAATTTTAGAAAATTTGGGGCTAAAAGATGGCTTTTTTGTGCAGTATTTTAGATGGCTGGCTCACTTTGTCACGGGGGACTTTGGCACTAGCTTTGTAAGCGGAGCAAGCGTTTTTTTACTCATTAAAGAGAGACTTTTAAACTCTCTTATCTTATTTTTTGCTTCGTTTTTTCTGATAGTTTTCTTATCATTTTTATTGGGGCTTTTAAGCGCCATTTATAAAAATAAATTTGCCGATATCTTTATAAACTTTAGCTCGTTTTTACTAGCTTCATTGCCGCATTTTTACGTAGCACTCGTGCTAATAGCGATCTTTAGCGTCTATCTAAACTTGCTGCCAAGCTCTGGCGCAAACGAGCTAGGATCTAGCGGGGTGGGAGCTAAATTTATCATCTTGCCAACGCTTGCCATCATCTTGCCACACCTTGGCGCAAATGTGAAATTTGTAAGAGACAGGCTAAATCAAAGCCTAAATGCTGACTTTATCCAGACGGCTCACGCTAGAGGCTTGGGGCGGGGCAAAATTTATTTCTTTTCCATAAAGCATGCAAGCACCGATATAGTCTATTATTTCGCAACCCTTGTGGCTGGCGTTTTTGCTGGCTCATACGTGATTGAGAGCATTTTTTCATTTCCAGGCATAGGCAAGCTTAGCCTTGATGCAGTCATCGCCAAAGACTATCCAGTCGCACTTGCGACCATTTTGCTAACGGCTGTTTTTGTCGTTTTTGCAAATTTACTGGCTAAAATTTTCGCCATCTTGGCAGATAAGAGAAATTTATGA
- a CDS encoding DUF748 domain-containing protein, with protein sequence MDKKKKIALISGISLVSLLLIYTLLGFFGLPYAIKNIAPKYLKDYNATLFVGDAKFNPFTFELNATNAELNTTSPLFSTKQIDVKLKPFSIFKKLVEVDIFRLDEPNVKILRDKNSKFNFSNFISDDNATTEDNSTSSINFVLNNAKIIKGSFSYSDQNLTKPFNVNFDDINYELSSLNTKKNSAGSHIFDSNSSLANKIDLNGDIKLNPLKIEGNISIKDFSIDPIAISFIDNDTLNLKNAVINLGINYALIADENATNINLKGSFLNVKSLSIDEGKNELSLGELELPKFDLSSKIADKIDAKLELKAINLSDVSFKNAITASLKSLNLSNILLLANLNEKSELSATAALNSINANALKIDETSKNLVNLKDINASNLNANLANSKTTLTLEKIAFDDINAPLSKNANANVIGAKFSNISFTQDTNKSLATLDELSINGINLKAKNKEILDIANVLTKTIKFDILNMAVSAENIDVNRPKFNSELNDSGLSVISQLGLGEKEPAKTANHRTKTKKENTSASKSKESEFKFDIKNINVNNANIALTHLFEGEKIAHKFDNLFVKIANLSSDFSKPFDAKVDMKSSQKLILDITSKIKLEPLDITAKIKIEDKNLPKYFAYAKPFLEADLSSGEMSANAELYYAKDTKADAKFSVKDIRIDAKDKEKLIAFKSLDVDKISLFKNNLEITGVALNSPFIKAHLSKEREFNLSKIVKEDKNKAQSEQKTESKKVASKKDDELNFSIKNFSLNNGEVDFSDASLFMPFATKISNLNGKLTDIDKKRPSSGEFKGTVGKNGFSQITAKLFPFELKQNTDIKLAFKDIDLIDITPYSGQFLGYKIKKGKLNLNLNYSVVDSKLNGSNLINFDTLTLGEKVDSKDAVNLPLSLAISILSDQNNQINIDLPVEGNLDDPDFKYGGVIWAAVKKLFADITLAPFRFLGNALGLGSKDLSSIDFLAGSSELISSEAPKIADFIKLTTAKPMMKLSITPTYSEIDVLYFKEKKLDQKINQIIASSGKDYITVLNSLVPSAKDKSDKALREEAIKAIETDKEKLVELANERANAVKEALIKAGLETSRININDATSSEPKQNTYTSVLMGVAN encoded by the coding sequence ATGGATAAAAAGAAAAAAATAGCCCTAATTTCAGGCATAAGTTTAGTTTCACTCCTGCTTATTTACACACTTCTTGGCTTTTTTGGTCTGCCTTACGCTATCAAAAATATCGCGCCAAAATACCTAAAAGACTACAACGCAACGCTTTTTGTCGGTGATGCTAAATTTAACCCATTTACCTTCGAGCTAAATGCTACAAATGCCGAGCTAAACACCACTTCGCCGCTTTTTAGCACAAAACAAATAGACGTAAAACTAAAGCCATTTTCTATCTTTAAAAAGCTAGTAGAAGTTGATATTTTTAGACTTGATGAGCCAAATGTCAAAATTTTAAGGGATAAAAATTCAAAATTTAACTTTAGCAATTTTATAAGCGACGATAACGCAACTACTGAAGATAACAGCACTAGCTCTATAAATTTTGTCCTAAATAACGCAAAAATTATCAAAGGCTCATTTTCATATAGCGATCAAAATTTAACAAAGCCATTTAACGTAAATTTTGATGATATAAACTACGAGCTAAGTTCGCTAAATACGAAGAAAAATAGCGCAGGTAGTCACATCTTTGACTCAAACTCAAGCCTAGCGAACAAGATCGATCTAAATGGCGATATTAAGCTAAATCCCCTAAAAATCGAGGGCAATATCAGCATAAAGGACTTTAGTATCGATCCAATCGCAATTAGCTTTATCGATAACGACACACTAAATCTTAAAAATGCGGTCATAAATTTAGGAATAAATTACGCTTTAATTGCCGACGAGAACGCTACAAATATAAATTTAAAGGGTAGCTTTTTAAATGTAAAATCGCTAAGCATAGATGAGGGCAAAAACGAACTAAGCCTTGGTGAGCTAGAGCTTCCAAAATTTGATTTATCGAGTAAAATAGCAGACAAGATAGATGCTAAATTAGAGCTAAAGGCCATAAATTTAAGCGATGTATCATTTAAAAATGCAATAACAGCAAGCTTAAAATCACTAAATTTAAGCAATATTTTGCTTTTAGCAAATTTAAATGAAAAAAGTGAGCTAAGTGCGACAGCTGCACTAAATAGCATAAATGCAAATGCCCTAAAAATAGACGAAACCAGTAAAAATTTAGTAAATCTAAAAGATATAAATGCCTCAAATTTAAATGCAAATTTAGCAAATAGCAAAACCACTCTAACGCTTGAAAAAATAGCGTTTGATGACATCAATGCCCCGCTTAGTAAAAATGCGAATGCAAATGTGATAGGGGCTAAATTCTCAAATATTAGCTTCACTCAAGATACTAATAAAAGCCTTGCAACTCTTGATGAGCTTAGTATAAATGGTATAAATTTAAAGGCAAAAAATAAAGAGATTTTAGATATCGCTAATGTGCTTACAAAAACGATCAAATTTGATATTTTAAATATGGCTGTGAGTGCTGAGAATATCGATGTAAATAGACCAAAATTTAACTCAGAGTTAAATGATAGCGGCTTAAGCGTGATAAGCCAGCTTGGACTTGGTGAGAAAGAGCCGGCAAAAACAGCTAATCATCGCACTAAAACTAAAAAAGAAAATACATCAGCTTCAAAAAGCAAAGAGAGTGAGTTTAAATTTGATATAAAAAATATCAATGTAAATAACGCCAATATCGCTTTGACGCATCTTTTTGAAGGCGAGAAGATCGCTCATAAATTTGATAATTTATTTGTAAAAATAGCAAATTTAAGTAGCGATTTTAGTAAGCCATTTGACGCAAAAGTGGATATGAAAAGCTCACAAAAGCTAATTTTAGACATAACTTCAAAGATCAAACTTGAACCACTTGATATAACTGCTAAAATCAAAATTGAAGATAAAAATTTGCCAAAATATTTTGCTTACGCAAAGCCATTTTTAGAGGCAGATCTTTCAAGTGGAGAGATGAGTGCAAACGCCGAGCTTTACTATGCGAAAGATACAAAAGCGGATGCAAAGTTTAGCGTAAAAGATATTAGAATAGATGCTAAAGATAAAGAAAAGCTAATCGCGTTTAAAAGTTTAGATGTAGATAAAATTTCACTTTTTAAAAATAATCTTGAAATTACTGGAGTTGCTCTAAATTCGCCATTTATCAAGGCTCATCTAAGTAAAGAGCGCGAATTTAACCTAAGCAAAATCGTAAAAGAAGATAAAAACAAAGCCCAAAGTGAGCAAAAAACTGAGAGTAAAAAGGTGGCTAGTAAAAAAGACGACGAGCTAAATTTTAGTATCAAAAATTTCTCACTTAATAATGGCGAGGTTGATTTTTCAGATGCGTCACTATTTATGCCATTTGCTACAAAAATTTCAAATCTAAACGGCAAGCTAACTGACATCGATAAAAAACGTCCAAGTTCGGGTGAGTTTAAAGGCACAGTTGGCAAAAATGGCTTTTCTCAGATTACAGCAAAATTATTTCCTTTTGAGCTAAAGCAAAATACCGATATTAAGCTTGCTTTTAAAGATATCGATCTAATCGACATAACGCCATATAGCGGGCAATTTTTGGGCTATAAAATAAAAAAAGGTAAGTTAAATTTAAATCTAAATTATAGCGTTGTTGATTCAAAACTAAATGGCTCAAATCTTATAAATTTTGACACACTCACACTTGGAGAAAAGGTTGATTCAAAAGATGCTGTAAATTTACCACTTTCGCTTGCTATATCGATATTAAGCGATCAAAATAATCAAATAAATATCGACCTGCCAGTTGAAGGAAATTTAGACGACCCTGACTTTAAATATGGCGGTGTCATTTGGGCTGCTGTTAAAAAACTCTTTGCCGATATCACGTTAGCTCCGTTTAGATTTTTAGGTAATGCTCTAGGACTTGGCAGCAAGGATCTAAGCTCTATTGATTTTCTTGCTGGAAGTAGCGAGCTGATAAGCTCAGAAGCACCAAAAATAGCTGATTTTATAAAATTAACTACTGCAAAGCCTATGATGAAACTTAGCATCACACCTACTTACTCTGAAATAGATGTGCTCTACTTTAAAGAAAAAAAGCTTGATCAAAAGATAAATCAAATAATCGCATCAAGTGGCAAAGATTATATTACCGTGCTAAATTCTCTCGTTCCAAGCGCTAAAGATAAAAGCGATAAAGCCTTAAGAGAAGAGGCAATAAAAGCTATCGAAACGGATAAGGAAAAGCTAGTTGAGCTAGCAAATGAGCGTGCAAATGCAGTAAAAGAAGCGCTCATAAAGGCTGGACTTGAGACTAGCCGCATAAATATAAACGATGCAACAAGCTCAGAGCCTAAGCAAAACACCTACACAAGCGTGCTTATGGGAGTGGCGAACTAA